From a single Solirubrobacterales bacterium genomic region:
- a CDS encoding alpha/beta hydrolase, with the protein MTDPVQEELVLGRSRLGMRRTSGRGRPVVMLHGLMDSAAGWDPFARSISRPTVAFDLPGFGESTPAGYDLEEWRKLFQWALKKLDIGNCFLLGHSLGGAVASVVAGGRPELTSGLLLIAPAGFGPVPLAQFLGRPEVEFLLGRTAPGAMQFRPVVREVYRRLFTHAQDLSDPLLERLVAGRITMVPGIRQGMNILRRHSRKPFEEIPYRGPVAALIGDRDRLVPAGRTMKGVRRVFPQADETILDEIGHHPQAECPEDTLDWIAHWTDSRVSQPLVPETDRAAETSLVA; encoded by the coding sequence ATGACCGATCCGGTTCAGGAAGAGCTTGTTCTGGGGCGCAGCCGACTGGGGATGAGAAGAACCTCCGGTCGCGGCCGCCCGGTCGTGATGTTGCACGGGCTGATGGACAGCGCGGCCGGCTGGGATCCGTTCGCCCGCTCAATCTCACGGCCCACAGTCGCCTTCGATCTGCCCGGGTTCGGCGAGAGCACTCCGGCCGGATATGACCTCGAGGAGTGGCGCAAGCTCTTTCAGTGGGCCCTGAAGAAACTGGACATCGGCAACTGCTTCCTGCTCGGGCATTCACTCGGCGGGGCGGTGGCCAGCGTGGTTGCCGGCGGGCGCCCGGAACTGACGAGCGGCCTCCTGCTGATCGCCCCGGCCGGTTTTGGACCGGTACCGCTGGCCCAGTTCCTCGGGCGTCCAGAGGTCGAGTTCCTGCTCGGTCGAACCGCCCCCGGAGCGATGCAGTTCCGACCGGTTGTCCGTGAGGTCTATCGGCGGCTCTTCACCCACGCCCAGGATCTCTCCGACCCGCTGCTGGAACGGCTGGTTGCGGGTCGGATCACGATGGTCCCGGGGATCCGCCAGGGCATGAACATCCTCCGCCGGCACTCGCGAAAGCCGTTCGAGGAGATCCCCTACCGTGGCCCGGTGGCGGCCCTGATCGGGGATCGTGACCGGCTGGTCCCGGCCGGCCGGACCATGAAAGGGGTCCGTCGGGTCTTTCCCCAGGCCGATGAGACGATCCTCGATGAGATCGGCCACCATCCCCAGGCGGAGTGCCCCGAGGACACGCTCGACTGGATCGCCCACTGGACCGACTCCCGGGTCTCACAGCCCCTGGTCCCCGAAACCGACCGGGCCGCCGAGACCAGCCTGGTGGCCTGA
- a CDS encoding alpha/beta fold hydrolase: MTTVSEVHFDSGGDRLVANLFLPEEGPDRVPAVVLAHGFTATREDGLRPFAERFAAEGFAALTFDYRGFGDSGGDQRQVLSIKRELEDVASALAFARGHERIDPKRVALWGSSLGGGLTFETAAADPGIACAIVQVPFSDGLSLLGSTPPLAAARLSAKSIKDMLTARLGRPRVMVPAAGPPGSLAAMSSEDALPGFESITPPGSRHQNRVSASVVLEILSWRPGRKADRIGCPLLVQIGERDIDTPPAPAIRAASRAPRGELKRYECGHFDVYTPPRFDHIVADQVEFLKRTL, from the coding sequence ATGACAACCGTCTCCGAGGTTCATTTCGACAGCGGCGGCGATCGCCTTGTCGCCAACCTCTTCCTGCCAGAGGAAGGTCCGGACCGGGTTCCCGCCGTGGTCCTCGCCCACGGTTTCACCGCGACCCGGGAGGACGGTCTGCGACCCTTCGCGGAGCGCTTCGCGGCGGAGGGATTCGCGGCGTTGACCTTCGACTACCGGGGCTTCGGGGACAGCGGGGGCGACCAGCGACAGGTGCTGTCGATCAAGCGTGAACTCGAGGATGTCGCCTCGGCCCTGGCCTTCGCCCGAGGCCACGAACGGATCGACCCGAAACGGGTCGCGCTCTGGGGCTCATCGCTCGGCGGGGGACTGACCTTCGAGACCGCGGCCGCAGATCCCGGGATCGCCTGTGCGATCGTCCAGGTTCCGTTCTCGGATGGCCTCTCCCTGCTTGGCTCCACCCCGCCGCTTGCAGCGGCAAGGCTCAGTGCCAAGTCGATCAAGGACATGCTGACCGCCCGCCTGGGCCGCCCGAGGGTGATGGTTCCGGCCGCAGGCCCACCAGGATCGCTGGCGGCGATGTCCAGCGAGGACGCCCTGCCGGGCTTCGAGTCGATCACTCCACCCGGCTCCCGGCACCAGAACCGGGTGTCCGCCTCGGTGGTGCTCGAGATCCTCAGCTGGCGCCCCGGTCGCAAGGCGGACCGGATCGGATGTCCACTGTTGGTCCAGATCGGCGAGCGTGACATCGACACCCCGCCGGCTCCGGCTATCCGGGCCGCATCCAGAGCGCCTCGCGGCGAGTTGAAGCGCTATGAGTGCGGGCATTTCGATGTGTACACGCCACCCCGGTTCGACCACATCGTGGCCGATCAGGTCGAGTTCCTGAAACGAACCCTTTAG
- a CDS encoding YtoQ family protein: MSDERIWKVYLAGEIHSDWRERLKGACSGLPVRFTAPVTDHPASDAAGTGTLGPEQEKFWADHKGAGVNSIRTQTAIGEADLVVVRFGDRYRQWNAAFDAGYATGIGKPVVTLHDEEFDHALKEIDAAARGTARTPEQVAAVLRYVIDGVLPG, encoded by the coding sequence ATGAGCGATGAGCGAATCTGGAAGGTCTATCTGGCCGGCGAGATCCATTCCGACTGGCGTGAGCGTCTCAAGGGAGCCTGTTCGGGGCTGCCCGTCCGGTTCACGGCGCCGGTCACCGACCATCCGGCCTCCGATGCGGCCGGCACCGGAACTCTCGGTCCGGAGCAGGAGAAGTTCTGGGCCGACCACAAGGGAGCCGGGGTCAACTCGATCCGCACCCAGACCGCGATCGGGGAAGCGGACCTGGTCGTGGTCCGTTTCGGGGACAGGTACCGTCAGTGGAACGCGGCCTTCGACGCCGGCTACGCGACCGGGATCGGCAAGCCGGTCGTCACCCTCCACGACGAAGAGTTCGACCACGCCCTGAAGGAGATCGACGCGGCCGCCCGGGGCACCGCCCGCACCCCGGAACAGGTCGCGGCGGTCCTCCGCTACGTGATCGACGGAGTGCTGCCGGGCTGA
- the dnaX gene encoding DNA polymerase III subunit gamma/tau yields MSQEASLYRRHRPRSFDQVVGQQHVVRTLSNAISQDKVHHAYLFVGSRGTGKTSMAKILAASLNCVDGPTLTPCGRCESCRSIAAGTSVDVIEMDAASNRSVDDIRALRDRVAFAPAAGHWKVYILDEAHMLTKEAWNAFLKTLEEPPPNTVFILATTEAHKVMPTIADRCQRFDFQRPSVEQLAEVIDRVAGAEQIRIEPPAVSMVARAASGSFRDALGTLDQLVAFTGPEVNLDSVLDLLGAADAEVLFGVIDAVAAEDPAAVLETVERVARSGQDPVRFARDLLGHLRVLLVTQVTGEIPEAFAVTAADAVRLRGQATALGPANLIRTIDELAAALAAVREGDEARLAIEVALLKAARPDHDPSTEGIMRRLERLERSDGAEPAAAGDGDPGSPGVSPNPPAEPTPKTGDVDPRAEAGDAEGPGGTPGENQSAKAAGLDGRPPARPPTPDQPAPGPEPVEDDPFDLERLIRIWPAVLDALGASAPGPVASYFEGTRPVSAGDGRIEVGFPAEAAFNRRNADKPERRQKLVEAVRAVVGADAKLTFITLDGGSASPPAAVEDRLTEEELVARVKSEFNAEEVI; encoded by the coding sequence ATGAGCCAGGAAGCCTCCCTCTATCGCCGCCACCGTCCCCGGTCCTTCGACCAGGTGGTCGGCCAGCAGCATGTCGTGCGCACGCTGTCGAACGCGATCAGCCAGGACAAGGTCCACCACGCCTATCTCTTCGTCGGCTCGCGGGGAACCGGCAAGACCTCCATGGCGAAGATTCTCGCGGCCTCGCTCAACTGCGTGGATGGCCCCACCCTGACTCCGTGCGGTCGGTGCGAATCCTGCCGTTCGATCGCGGCCGGCACCTCGGTTGACGTGATCGAGATGGACGCCGCCTCGAACCGTTCGGTGGATGACATCCGGGCACTGCGTGACCGAGTGGCCTTCGCGCCCGCCGCCGGCCACTGGAAGGTCTACATCCTCGACGAGGCCCACATGCTGACCAAGGAGGCCTGGAACGCCTTCCTCAAGACGCTTGAGGAACCCCCGCCGAACACCGTCTTCATCCTGGCGACCACGGAAGCCCACAAGGTCATGCCGACCATCGCCGACCGTTGCCAGCGGTTCGACTTCCAACGCCCCTCGGTGGAGCAGCTCGCTGAAGTGATCGACCGGGTGGCCGGCGCCGAGCAGATCAGGATCGAGCCGCCGGCAGTCTCGATGGTTGCCCGGGCCGCATCCGGTTCATTTCGGGATGCGCTCGGCACGCTCGACCAGCTGGTTGCATTTACCGGTCCCGAGGTGAATCTTGATTCGGTGCTGGACCTGCTGGGGGCGGCCGACGCCGAGGTCCTTTTCGGGGTGATCGACGCGGTTGCCGCCGAGGATCCCGCGGCCGTCCTCGAAACGGTCGAGCGGGTCGCCCGTTCCGGACAGGATCCGGTCCGATTCGCCCGGGATCTGCTTGGCCACCTGAGGGTTCTGCTGGTCACCCAGGTGACCGGCGAGATCCCGGAAGCCTTCGCGGTCACCGCTGCCGATGCCGTTCGGCTGCGAGGCCAGGCGACCGCGCTCGGCCCGGCCAACCTGATCAGGACGATCGACGAACTGGCTGCCGCCCTGGCCGCGGTCCGCGAAGGCGACGAGGCTCGCCTGGCGATCGAGGTGGCCCTGCTCAAGGCTGCCCGCCCCGACCACGACCCGTCCACCGAGGGAATCATGCGGCGTCTCGAACGGCTGGAACGGAGCGATGGAGCGGAGCCCGCTGCTGCCGGCGACGGTGACCCGGGTTCACCCGGAGTTTCGCCCAACCCGCCCGCAGAGCCCACCCCGAAAACCGGGGACGTCGACCCGAGGGCGGAAGCGGGGGATGCGGAAGGTCCCGGCGGGACTCCGGGCGAGAACCAGTCGGCGAAGGCAGCCGGGCTCGATGGCCGGCCGCCGGCACGCCCCCCGACCCCGGACCAGCCGGCACCCGGACCCGAACCTGTGGAGGACGATCCGTTTGATCTGGAGCGACTGATCCGGATCTGGCCGGCGGTGCTCGATGCCCTCGGGGCATCGGCCCCCGGTCCGGTTGCCTCCTACTTTGAGGGAACTCGCCCGGTCAGTGCCGGTGACGGCCGGATCGAGGTCGGATTCCCGGCCGAAGCGGCATTTAATCGACGCAATGCAGACAAGCCGGAGCGGCGGCAGAAACTGGTCGAAGCGGTTCGCGCAGTGGTCGGGGCCGACGCCAAACTCACGTTCATCACACTTGACGGCGGGTCGGCTTCCCCGCCCGCGGCCGTCGAAGACCGGCTGACCGAGGAGGAACTGGTCGCCCGGGTCAAATCCGAGTTCAACGCAGAGGAGGTCATCTGA
- a CDS encoding YbaB/EbfC family nucleoid-associated protein: MARKGPGGMPGGMNMNAILKQAQEMQSQMLAAQEALKDEEVEASAGGGMVKVRISGELEIREITIDPDAVDPEDVEMLSDMVQAAVNEAIRSAQQLAESKMPQMPNMPGLPGM; this comes from the coding sequence ATGGCACGAAAGGGACCGGGCGGCATGCCCGGCGGGATGAACATGAACGCGATCCTGAAGCAGGCGCAGGAGATGCAGAGTCAGATGCTCGCGGCTCAGGAGGCGCTCAAGGATGAAGAGGTCGAGGCCAGCGCCGGCGGTGGCATGGTCAAGGTCAGGATCTCGGGTGAACTCGAGATCCGGGAGATCACGATCGATCCCGATGCGGTCGATCCGGAAGATGTCGAAATGCTTTCCGACATGGTCCAGGCGGCCGTCAATGAGGCGATCCGTTCGGCCCAGCAGTTGGCCGAGTCGAAGATGCCCCAGATGCCGAACATGCCCGGACTTCCCGGAATGTAG
- the recR gene encoding recombination mediator RecR: MSDGPAPLARLTAELSRLPGIGRRTAQRLAFHLLRTDESEARELARAIVEVREKVGLCEVCFNLAEGPRCRICEDPNRDPGLICVVEEPADVIPLERTHEFRGLYHVLGGALSPLDGVDPEDLKIAELVDRVDRGEVSEVILATNPTTTGEATASHIAGLLGDRTRVTRLAAGLPVGADLEHTDEVTLGRAMKGRQELQ, translated from the coding sequence ATGAGTGACGGACCTGCCCCGCTGGCCCGCCTGACGGCGGAGCTCTCCCGGCTTCCCGGGATCGGTCGGCGAACCGCACAACGGCTCGCATTCCACCTGCTCCGCACCGATGAATCCGAGGCCCGGGAGCTGGCCCGGGCGATCGTCGAGGTGCGCGAGAAGGTGGGCCTCTGCGAGGTCTGTTTCAACCTGGCGGAGGGCCCCCGGTGCCGGATCTGCGAAGACCCGAACCGGGATCCCGGTCTGATCTGCGTGGTCGAGGAGCCGGCCGATGTGATTCCGCTCGAACGCACCCACGAGTTCCGGGGGCTCTACCACGTCCTGGGCGGGGCACTGTCACCGCTCGACGGGGTAGACCCGGAGGACCTGAAGATCGCCGAACTGGTCGATCGGGTTGACCGGGGTGAGGTCAGTGAAGTGATTCTCGCGACCAACCCGACCACCACCGGGGAGGCGACCGCCTCCCACATCGCCGGTCTGCTCGGGGACCGGACCCGGGTCACCCGGCTGGCAGCCGGTCTCCCGGTCGGCGCCGATCTCGAGCACACCGACGAGGTCACCCTGGGGCGGGCGATGAAGGGACGTCAGGAACTCCAGTAG
- a CDS encoding thioesterase family protein produces MNELTDFQRDTAAAPLGEGRFLVSLNDRWWIGPGPNGGYVAALMLEAMTQASAPGQPARSLTVHFLRRPVIGEAEVHVTVERAGHSTTFISSRMLQEGRIQAQAMAVFSADREGPSFDNSRMPEAIPPEEGVELDTQKAPVAVFNQYRAIFLDGVPYSHGPRAETSGWVRLKDDQPMTAVLAAAMLDVWFPAPFVVLHETALAPTLEYTVHFNTALPATGRGEPDWSLVRLTADQAREGHFSEDGELWSRDGRLLARSRQIALLREPRKDEENRGDSGRM; encoded by the coding sequence ATGAATGAACTGACCGATTTTCAACGCGACACCGCCGCCGCACCGCTCGGCGAGGGCCGTTTCCTCGTCAGTCTCAACGATCGCTGGTGGATCGGGCCCGGACCGAACGGCGGCTACGTCGCCGCCCTGATGCTGGAAGCGATGACCCAGGCTTCCGCTCCCGGCCAGCCGGCCCGGTCCCTTACCGTCCACTTCCTGCGTCGGCCGGTGATCGGTGAGGCCGAGGTTCACGTGACTGTGGAGCGGGCCGGTCACTCGACCACCTTCATCTCCTCACGGATGCTGCAGGAGGGTCGGATCCAGGCCCAGGCGATGGCGGTGTTCTCGGCCGACCGGGAGGGGCCGTCGTTCGACAACTCCCGGATGCCGGAGGCGATCCCGCCCGAGGAGGGGGTCGAACTGGACACCCAGAAGGCTCCGGTTGCGGTCTTCAACCAGTACCGGGCGATCTTCCTCGACGGGGTCCCGTACAGCCACGGGCCACGGGCCGAGACATCGGGTTGGGTGCGCCTCAAGGACGATCAGCCGATGACTGCGGTGTTGGCCGCAGCGATGCTGGACGTCTGGTTCCCGGCACCGTTCGTGGTACTCCACGAGACCGCCCTCGCCCCCACGCTTGAGTACACGGTCCACTTCAACACGGCGCTGCCTGCCACGGGTCGCGGCGAGCCGGACTGGAGTCTGGTCCGGCTGACCGCCGATCAGGCCCGGGAGGGACACTTCAGCGAAGACGGGGAGCTCTGGAGCCGGGACGGCCGCCTGCTGGCCCGCTCCCGCCAGATTGCGCTGCTGCGCGAGCCCCGCAAGGACGAGGAGAACCGGGGCGACTCCGGCCGGATGTGA
- a CDS encoding MMPL family transporter, which translates to MLDRLARMADRRPWRIVVVAILFFVIAGIMGSSVAQRMGPYGAEDASSESIRADHALREAGFRPADTTVLIRGVNVRESARDRDRVSRIRQQILDRPGIESVDGFAQTGSAAFLSRTGDATLLTVAMKSTSDKTQQKEALSLSEDLAAEPGVRVGGIPMVNEQMNHHTEQDLKRAEILVFPLLLLLSLLFFRSLVAALLPLLVGAFAIVGTFLGLRIATEIGSVSFFALNLTTGLGLGLAIDYSLFIVSRYREEIARIGPGVKAMRRTMSTAGRSVLFSALTVAASMAALLTFPQRFLYSMGLGGVLVSLLAAVVALTLLPAVLTLLGGRVNALAPRFLERRASQEAAAREEGFWYRLSRLVMSRPLPIAAFAATLLIVVALPALRTHFVSVDATTLPPGDSARVVQETLDRDFPAAANETVRVVVRGDRKAAGKIAAKVAATPGIARVAPPRQVGPGLQLIEAPAGTGYMEDPTRKTVDHLRELTGPPGTEVLVTGGTARFTDFQQSLSDHLPLALAIIVLATLVILFLMTGSVVLPIKSLLMNVLTLGAVFGLLVLIFEDGNLSGLLAFESPGGLDQSTPILILAITFGLSTDYAVFLLSRIKEAWDSGLPNNEAIAAGLERTGRIVTAAALLFALAVGAFAISQIVFIKVMGVGTALAVLIDATIIRALLVPSLMEMLGRWNWWAPGPLRRLHDRFGMSESEPAPESST; encoded by the coding sequence GTGCTTGACCGTCTCGCCCGGATGGCGGACCGTCGGCCATGGCGGATCGTCGTCGTCGCGATTCTCTTCTTCGTGATCGCCGGGATCATGGGCAGCTCGGTGGCCCAGCGGATGGGTCCGTACGGGGCCGAGGACGCAAGCAGCGAGAGCATCCGGGCCGATCACGCACTCCGCGAGGCCGGCTTCCGCCCCGCCGACACCACGGTGCTGATTCGCGGGGTCAACGTCCGCGAGTCGGCCCGCGACCGGGACCGGGTCAGCCGGATCCGGCAGCAGATCCTCGACCGTCCCGGGATCGAGTCGGTCGACGGTTTCGCCCAGACCGGATCGGCGGCTTTCCTCTCCCGGACGGGTGACGCAACCCTGTTGACGGTGGCGATGAAGTCGACCAGCGACAAGACGCAGCAGAAGGAGGCGCTGTCCCTGTCGGAGGATCTGGCTGCGGAGCCGGGGGTGCGTGTCGGCGGCATCCCGATGGTCAACGAGCAGATGAACCATCACACCGAGCAGGACCTGAAACGGGCCGAGATCCTTGTCTTCCCGCTGTTGCTCCTGCTTTCGCTGCTGTTCTTCCGCAGCCTGGTGGCAGCGCTCCTGCCGTTGCTGGTCGGGGCTTTTGCGATCGTCGGCACCTTCCTCGGCCTGCGGATCGCCACCGAGATCGGCTCCGTCTCCTTCTTTGCACTGAACCTGACGACCGGTCTCGGGCTGGGCCTGGCGATCGACTACAGCCTGTTCATCGTCTCCCGCTACCGGGAGGAGATCGCCCGGATCGGGCCGGGCGTGAAGGCCATGCGCCGGACCATGTCCACGGCCGGCCGTTCGGTGCTTTTTTCGGCGCTCACCGTGGCCGCCTCGATGGCGGCGCTGCTCACCTTCCCGCAGCGTTTCCTCTACTCGATGGGTCTCGGCGGGGTGCTGGTCTCGCTGCTCGCGGCGGTGGTCGCCCTGACCCTGCTCCCTGCGGTTCTGACCCTGCTCGGTGGGCGGGTGAACGCGCTCGCACCGCGCTTCCTTGAGCGGCGGGCGAGCCAGGAAGCGGCCGCCCGTGAAGAGGGATTCTGGTACCGGCTTTCCCGACTCGTGATGTCCCGTCCGCTGCCGATCGCCGCGTTCGCCGCCACGCTTCTGATCGTGGTCGCGTTGCCCGCCCTCAGGACCCATTTCGTTTCGGTGGACGCGACCACCCTCCCGCCCGGCGACAGCGCAAGGGTGGTTCAGGAAACCCTCGACCGGGACTTCCCGGCGGCGGCCAACGAAACCGTCCGGGTGGTTGTGCGGGGAGATCGGAAGGCCGCCGGCAAGATCGCGGCCAAGGTGGCGGCCACGCCGGGGATAGCCCGGGTCGCTCCACCCCGGCAGGTCGGGCCGGGTCTCCAGTTGATCGAAGCTCCGGCCGGGACCGGCTACATGGAAGATCCGACCAGGAAGACGGTCGATCACCTGCGGGAACTGACCGGGCCGCCGGGTACCGAGGTACTCGTCACCGGTGGCACTGCCCGCTTCACCGACTTCCAGCAGAGCCTCTCGGATCATCTGCCGCTCGCCCTGGCGATCATCGTGCTGGCGACTCTGGTGATCCTGTTTCTGATGACCGGATCGGTGGTGCTCCCGATCAAGTCGCTGTTGATGAACGTGCTCACCCTGGGGGCGGTGTTCGGACTTCTGGTCCTCATCTTCGAGGACGGGAACCTGAGCGGCCTGCTTGCCTTCGAGTCACCGGGTGGCCTCGATCAGTCCACCCCGATCCTGATTCTGGCGATCACTTTCGGTCTGTCCACCGACTATGCGGTGTTCCTGCTCTCGAGGATCAAGGAGGCCTGGGACTCCGGCCTGCCGAACAACGAGGCAATCGCGGCCGGTCTCGAACGTACCGGGAGAATCGTCACCGCTGCCGCCCTGCTTTTCGCTCTGGCGGTCGGGGCATTCGCGATCTCCCAGATCGTCTTCATCAAGGTGATGGGGGTCGGTACGGCCCTGGCAGTGCTGATCGATGCCACCATAATCCGGGCCCTGCTGGTTCCGTCCCTGATGGAGATGCTTGGCCGCTGGAACTGGTGGGCTCCCGGGCCGCTCCGCCGGCTGCATGACCGTTTCGGGATGAGCGAGTCCGAACCGGCTCCCGAATCATCAACCTGA
- a CDS encoding aspartate kinase — translation MPEREDIVVMKFGGTSVAGPEEIKRAARRIVAAREAGNRVVAVLSARGKTTDELVESAYEISDRPDPREMDMLLSTGERISCALAAMAIRDMGHEALSLTGSQAGIVTDNSHTKAKIIDVRADRIRESLEAERIVLVAGFQGVSTDSRDVTTLGRGGSDTTAVAIAAALGASVCEIYTDVTGVFTSDPRIVPDARKLSVVSYEEMLEMAASGAGVLQLRSVEYARNNGVPIHCRSSFEDLPGTLVLPESETMERPIVTAVTHSTSESRVAVIGVKDEPGIAGRIFTALAEANVNVDVIIQNEPVSADALADLSFTVDRDDLRTATDVIAGLGDISNTVRTDEQIGKVSIVGAGMRSHPGVAAKVFQVLGEQGINIEMISTSPIKISCVIAADQVPAAVRSLHQAFDLGANAVLPEDPTGDQHRPVVSPEP, via the coding sequence ATGCCTGAGCGCGAAGACATCGTGGTGATGAAGTTCGGCGGCACCTCGGTAGCCGGTCCGGAGGAGATCAAACGGGCCGCCCGCCGGATCGTCGCCGCCCGGGAAGCCGGAAACCGGGTGGTGGCCGTGCTCTCCGCCCGGGGCAAGACCACGGATGAACTGGTCGAGTCCGCCTACGAGATCTCCGATCGTCCCGATCCGCGCGAGATGGACATGCTGCTCTCGACCGGGGAGCGGATCTCCTGCGCCCTGGCGGCGATGGCGATCCGCGACATGGGTCATGAAGCGCTCTCCCTGACCGGCTCCCAGGCCGGGATCGTCACCGACAACTCACACACCAAGGCGAAGATCATCGACGTCCGGGCCGACCGGATCCGGGAGTCGCTGGAAGCCGAACGGATCGTTCTGGTGGCCGGTTTCCAGGGGGTCTCGACCGACTCCCGGGATGTGACCACCCTTGGCCGTGGTGGTTCCGACACCACCGCGGTCGCGATCGCCGCCGCGCTCGGTGCCTCGGTCTGCGAGATCTACACCGATGTGACCGGGGTGTTCACCTCCGATCCCCGGATCGTCCCCGATGCCCGCAAGCTCTCGGTCGTTTCCTACGAGGAGATGCTCGAGATGGCCGCCTCCGGTGCCGGTGTGCTCCAGCTTCGTTCGGTCGAGTACGCCCGGAACAACGGTGTGCCGATCCACTGCCGCAGTTCATTTGAAGACCTCCCGGGAACCCTCGTACTCCCCGAAAGCGAGACCATGGAACGACCGATCGTAACCGCCGTAACCCACTCCACCAGCGAGTCCCGTGTGGCCGTGATCGGGGTGAAGGACGAACCCGGGATCGCCGGCCGGATCTTCACCGCACTGGCCGAGGCGAACGTGAACGTGGATGTGATCATCCAGAACGAGCCGGTCAGCGCCGACGCCCTGGCCGATCTCTCCTTCACGGTCGACCGGGACGACCTGCGGACCGCGACCGATGTGATCGCCGGGCTCGGTGACATCAGCAACACGGTCAGAACCGACGAACAGATCGGCAAGGTCTCGATCGTCGGGGCCGGAATGCGCAGCCATCCCGGGGTCGCGGCCAAGGTGTTTCAGGTGCTGGGTGAGCAGGGGATCAACATCGAGATGATCTCCACCTCGCCGATCAAGATCTCCTGCGTGATCGCCGCCGATCAGGTTCCGGCGGCGGTGCGCTCGCTTCACCAGGCGTTCGATCTCGGCGCCAACGCGGTGCTGCCCGAGGATCCGACCGGGGATCAGCATCGTCCGGTTGTTTCCCCGGAACCGTAA
- a CDS encoding aspartate-semialdehyde dehydrogenase: MSAGKYRVGVLGATGAVGSTILGVLAERGFPASEVVPFASERSAGKTIEFGDSVVECVVPGPETIQGIEILISSAGGSVSSEWAPKFVEAGAVVIDNTSHWRMHEQIPLVVAGVNDAAAESHRGIVANPNCTTMVMMMALAPIYREAGLERLIVSSYQAVSGTGQKAIEELREQSKQALAGEAIDPPQVYPHQIAFNVLPQVESFKDGDDYTTEERKLMAETRKILGFGEEIGISATCARVPVIAGHSESINLQTRDDLSPERCREILAAAEGVVVVDDPASGRYPLAIDGAGRDEVLVGRIRRDPSHERCLNLWLVGDNLRKGAALNAVQVAELLVENDWVEPPRGRIAF; this comes from the coding sequence ATGAGCGCGGGTAAGTACAGAGTCGGCGTCCTCGGCGCCACCGGTGCGGTCGGCAGCACCATCCTCGGCGTGCTCGCGGAGCGGGGCTTTCCGGCGAGCGAGGTGGTTCCGTTCGCCTCGGAGCGTTCCGCCGGGAAGACGATCGAGTTTGGCGACTCGGTGGTCGAGTGTGTCGTGCCCGGGCCGGAGACGATTCAGGGAATCGAGATTTTGATCTCTTCCGCCGGAGGATCGGTCAGCTCCGAATGGGCGCCGAAGTTCGTCGAAGCAGGTGCCGTGGTGATCGACAACACCAGCCACTGGCGTATGCATGAGCAGATCCCGCTGGTTGTGGCGGGCGTGAATGATGCCGCCGCCGAAAGCCACCGCGGCATCGTCGCCAATCCGAACTGCACCACCATGGTGATGATGATGGCCCTCGCCCCGATCTACCGGGAGGCGGGCCTGGAGCGGCTGATCGTTTCCAGCTACCAGGCCGTTTCCGGCACCGGCCAGAAAGCGATCGAGGAGCTGCGGGAGCAGTCGAAGCAGGCCCTCGCCGGCGAGGCGATCGATCCGCCGCAGGTCTACCCGCACCAGATCGCCTTCAACGTGCTGCCCCAGGTGGAGAGCTTCAAGGACGGTGACGACTACACCACCGAGGAACGCAAGCTGATGGCCGAGACCCGCAAGATTCTCGGTTTCGGTGAAGAGATCGGGATCTCCGCCACCTGCGCCCGGGTGCCGGTGATCGCCGGCCATTCCGAGTCGATCAATCTGCAGACCCGGGACGACCTGAGCCCTGAACGCTGCCGCGAGATTCTCGCTGCCGCCGAGGGTGTGGTGGTGGTGGACGATCCGGCCAGCGGCCGGTATCCGCTGGCAATCGACGGCGCCGGCCGGGACGAGGTTCTGGTCGGAAGGATCCGTCGGGATCCCTCCCACGAACGCTGTCTCAACCTGTGGCTGGTCGGCGACAACCTGCGCAAGGGTGCCGCCCTCAACGCGGTTCAGGTGGCCGAGCTGCTGGTCGAGAACGACTGGGTCGAACCCCCACGGGGCCGCATCGCCTTCTGA
- a CDS encoding type II toxin-antitoxin system VapC family toxin, which produces MFGDRDALTGKAIDALSDETNRVFLSAVTVWEIAIKRSLGKLEIESGWHRKLVAMDFDPMPITSEHAQTVEDLPWHHRDPFDRLLVAQAMAERCGLVTADRGLIPYGVEIVW; this is translated from the coding sequence CTGTTCGGGGACCGTGACGCGCTCACCGGGAAGGCGATCGACGCTCTTTCCGACGAGACGAACCGCGTCTTCCTGAGTGCGGTGACCGTCTGGGAGATAGCGATCAAACGATCCCTCGGCAAGCTTGAAATCGAGTCGGGCTGGCACCGGAAACTGGTGGCAATGGACTTCGATCCGATGCCGATCACGTCCGAACACGCCCAGACCGTCGAGGACCTGCCGTGGCACCACCGTGATCCCTTCGACCGCCTGCTTGTCGCCCAGGCGATGGCCGAACGATGCGGCCTCGTGACTGCCGACCGAGGACTCATCCCCTACGGCGTCGAAATCGTCTGGTAG